A portion of the Flavobacterium limnophilum genome contains these proteins:
- a CDS encoding fasciclin domain-containing protein, producing the protein MSLLKLKYKRLLVGVLTIMTLVSCSSPWDERQEIDDANLKVTLDVAITNMAGTSEFTKLLVETGYDTILAASKTYTVFVPTNEAMAQVDSAILNDPEALKEFVGNHIALTAFSSVRGTEETQIKMFSTKYLVFKGATLIDDATIVNANHYAANGVFHVIDKALTPKMNIWQYINSKAATSAMSDYLLSLKEFSIYASDITSKETAAASPGIYSDSLSNSYLKNVYNLNNEKNSYTLFLMEDDGYNAEVDKMKPYLIKKSNDPAIDSTAIYSKYFTLRDMAFGKKYELNNLPATLTSRFGVEVPIDKTQIVGQPIRLSNGIVYIMKKVDVSLAKRLLTKKIEGENNSGYWGSRNKIFYRDKVDPFGVFYNDIMVQDPGKAEFTLMYKDKDFFSTKYKVYWRAINDRQANVFQQRLRIGGKWAVVNTVTTQIGVLYDVPLTNVELNNYTEVYLGEFTLAQAIDIDLISLVAANNTVNGNNSLTLDYLKFVPEIK; encoded by the coding sequence ATGAGTTTATTAAAATTAAAATATAAGAGACTATTGGTTGGTGTGCTGACTATTATGACTTTAGTCTCATGTTCCAGTCCTTGGGACGAGCGTCAGGAAATTGACGATGCCAACCTAAAGGTTACACTGGATGTGGCCATAACAAATATGGCAGGAACATCCGAGTTTACAAAACTATTAGTCGAAACAGGTTACGATACAATTTTGGCTGCCTCAAAAACATATACCGTTTTTGTTCCTACCAATGAGGCTATGGCCCAAGTAGATTCTGCCATCTTGAATGATCCTGAAGCACTAAAGGAATTTGTTGGCAATCATATTGCCTTGACAGCCTTTTCTTCCGTGAGAGGTACGGAGGAAACGCAAATAAAAATGTTCAGTACCAAATATCTGGTATTCAAGGGAGCTACCTTGATTGATGATGCGACTATTGTCAATGCAAATCATTATGCGGCCAATGGAGTGTTTCACGTCATAGATAAAGCACTGACACCTAAAATGAACATTTGGCAATACATCAATTCAAAAGCGGCTACTTCTGCCATGAGTGATTATTTGTTGAGTTTAAAAGAGTTCAGCATCTATGCATCTGATATTACTAGTAAAGAAACTGCTGCTGCATCTCCAGGAATTTATTCCGATTCCTTGTCTAATTCTTATTTGAAAAATGTTTACAACCTGAACAACGAGAAAAACTCCTATACCTTGTTTTTAATGGAGGATGATGGATACAATGCCGAAGTGGACAAGATGAAACCTTACTTGATTAAAAAATCTAATGATCCAGCTATTGACTCTACGGCTATTTATTCAAAATATTTCACGTTAAGAGATATGGCTTTTGGTAAAAAGTATGAGCTTAATAACCTGCCTGCCACTTTGACTTCAAGATTCGGGGTTGAAGTTCCGATAGACAAAACTCAAATTGTGGGGCAGCCCATTCGCTTGAGCAATGGTATTGTTTACATAATGAAAAAAGTGGATGTTTCTCTTGCAAAACGTTTATTGACCAAAAAAATCGAAGGGGAAAACAATTCTGGATATTGGGGATCCCGTAACAAGATTTTTTATCGCGACAAGGTGGATCCATTTGGGGTATTCTACAATGATATCATGGTGCAAGATCCCGGTAAAGCTGAGTTTACTTTGATGTATAAAGATAAAGATTTTTTCAGCACTAAATACAAAGTGTATTGGAGAGCCATAAATGACAGACAAGCGAATGTTTTTCAACAAAGACTACGCATAGGTGGGAAATGGGCAGTAGTCAATACGGTAACTACACAGATTGGTGTTTTATATGATGTACCTCTTACAAATGTGGAGCTTAATAATTATACTGAAGTTTATCTAGGAGAATTTACATTGGCACAAGCAATTGATATCGATTTGATTTCATTAGTAGCCGCAAATAACACGGTAAACGGGAACAACTCTCTTACTCTTGATTATTTGAAATTCGTTCCTGAAATTAAATAA